atacgagttacttaatattgttaaaacatgaaaagaattataaaaataatattatctaaaCATATACAGGATTATGCTATATCtatttatacattttgaaagttttctATTTATTGAATTAGATTGTATGTAAGGTACATAACACAACATATAGATATTTTAGAGGacattttataatgaaaaatgtTATATGTAAAGTGAATtgtacaataaatttatttataaataagagaaaatatatagaataaagtatgaaatactatacaatatgataaaaaaaatgtattattatatatattattgcgcaaaacaaaaaaaatgacaaaacgAGAAAAATATCACCGTACAGATTCACTCTCTCTCCTTTCGTGGACACCCCTTGATCCAAATAATGGATATCCTCTCATCTTATCATTTAGTCATAATATTTAAGGATTAATTTGACcactaaattataattttaataaataatttgacaTTAAATTATAAAGTTCAATGAcctatttgtaatatttttttactagtaATCAACGTAGCTAAATTTGTAGCATTTTTATGATACATTGATCTGTAGAAATGGACATGTATTGTATTGAATcgaatttataaaatacataCATTCAAATAAATTGATCTCACAGACTTAAAGTGCTatgcattttaattttatcaaccCCTAAAAAAGTACACATTCTTCAATCTAAAACTTCAAGAGTTCAGTTATTCTACCTAAATTAAACTTTGAGCTAACATTGAATTCCTAACTGTTAATTACACAAGAATTGGTAGCTAACTACATATTGATGCAACAGATATCTATGTTTCAGACCTTGACAATATGTTGCAAAATAAAGTGGTAACCAGAAGGATGATAAATTAGCTAATGAAAATTGAGCATAGTTCCAAGCATAGTACTATGTTTCTTGGATTATTATTGTCTTCTATTCTTGATAGCTTCGATGCGTTCCAATGTTTCCAGAACATCTTTCATGGGAGGACGTTTTCTATGGTCACGTTGAAGGCATTTTAGAGTTAAATGTGCTGCTCGCATTGCTGCCTTGGTTGAATACTGACCCTCTATTCTCTCATCCATTATGCTTTTCAACTTCTTTTTATCAGAAAGAGAAGGCTTAGCCCATTCAATCAGATTCTGCTGCTCTAAGGGGCGATTTCTATCAAGTGCCCTCAACCCTGTCAGAATTTCAAGCAGCACTACTCCAAAACCATAAACATCACTCTTCACATACAAGTGGCCTGTTCAATCACAACACAATCCACACCCATGCATATTAGAAACAATAGGATCAAACTGTTCTTATGTTTCAACAAAGTAGTTTCTTCACAAAGCAACCATTTAAACTATGTATGTAGATATGATGATCACCTGTTGCAACGTATTCTGGAGCAGCATACCCATATGTGCCCATGATCCTGGTAGTCACGTGTGAATATCCCCCAGAAGGGCCTAATTTGGCCAACCCAAAATCTGAAATTTTTGCATTGTAATCCTACAAAAGATGAATAAATTAGATTTGTGGGTTTTCTATATTTCTTTAGAAGTCCTTTTAGAGAAGTTTATTCCAACATAGCATAAAACGAGTAGGTCCAAATTCAAAAACTTGCCATACAACCGAGCTAGAAGTTGCACTTAATTTATTTTGGCTTCCATTTCTCATGGTAATGAAAAAAGGTAGAAAATATAAGAGAAGTGTGAGAGAGGAAGTAGGTAAAAGTAGGAAACCTCATCAAGTAATATATTGGAGGCTTTGAAATCTCTGTATATGATTTGCTTTTCTGAGGTGTGTAAGAAAGCCAAGCCTCTAGCTGCACCAATAGCTATTTTGATTCGGGTGTTCCAAGACAGTGTTTCTGTGCTAGTATTTCCTAattggaaacaaaaacaaaaacagacaGAATGAGCCAAACTCAACAAATCCATGACCaacaattttcttatatatgtatTTTAGTTGTCTTAAGCTCATACTTCTAAATAGATGATTCTCCAAGCTTCCCTTTGGCATGAGCTCATACACAAGTAGAAATTCCACATCGTCACAACAGTAACCCAAAAGCTTGACCAGGTTTGGGTGAGAAATTCTTcctaaaaaattgatttctgaCTGCATTGTCATAAAAACAGGGCAACATGTTAGTATCCAAtcaaacataaaagaaaatctCTCATACTGATTGaaactaataaattaataataaaaaaatgataaaaagggTTATTATTTTTAGCATAGATCGTTGAcgtattaatttttaattaaagataatattttaactaaaacTTGTTTCAAGTGGAATGTTAGTTATGTAATAAAACAATTATTCACTTACTTTTTCTCTACATCTGTATCACATTGTTAATCTAATGAGGATAATTTATAAGGAAAGAAAAAGcgaaaaaaaagtttaaaaaaattagctgaagtaatttttgaaaataagaCACAAGAGTATAACCTTTTTCTcttattctaaattaattaacatGATGGAagatttaatttaaaaagattttttaatCTAAACTGACTAAATAACTTCTGATTTACTTTTAAAACTGCTATTTTGAgctttttaactttattttttaattttttacacaTCAATAgtaaagaaaagagaaacaacaatgtaaataatataaatcagttcaaaataattttaatatagagaaatatattaatttcattatttaatatttgtgaTCTTTGTAAGTGGAGAGATAAAATAAGGAGTAAAATACAGAACACAGAAGATGAAAATGGTTTAAAGAATGAGGAGAGTGGAAATTAAAGTAACCTGCCACTCTCGAAATCCCTGCACACTCTCGGAATTCAATTTCTTAACAGCAACTACCATTCCAGATCCAGATTTGGTTGGTGTCAGAGTTTTCTCATCCAACCATCCTTTGTAAACTTTCCCAAAACCCCCTTCTCCAAGCAATACATCAGACCTGAAACTCTTGGTTGCCGCTTTCAGATCCGCAAAATTGAACTGCTTCAAGTTCCTCGTTTCAACTCTCGGAAACACAGCGTTATTGCCACTGATACTACTACTGCTTCCTCCATCAACACTTGTGCCTTCACGCCCTGAACCTGCATCCCAACAAAGCACATCAAATCGCTAATTCTCTCTCACTTTTCATATGAAACTAAAAATATGAAGCAGTTGGTGACTTGCCGGAATAGGGAAGAGAACTAGAGGGTGTTTGGCGAGGAGCGAGAGAAGCAAAGCAGAGACCCATGTTGAATGTTGAGTAGTTAAATGGAGAATGAATTAATTGAAAAACCAAACAAGGACTAATGGGTGGCTAGTGTTGGGAAAAATGGGTCATTTTCGTTAGAAATGAAAGGATATTGTTTGACTGAGCGGTATTTATAGCCTTGTGTTTGCCGTGTTGGCCTCGTGTTTCGCTTCACTACTGCTTACTTTAAAATagcaaaattatatttaatactttCGTATCACACAAATTTTTAATAAGAGTGCTTAACAATGCATCAGtggttaaatatatatttttattatagagtaaaattatattttgtttttattttaaactttagaTCACTTGTAagaagaaaattaataaaaatattattaaaataattttttgtttttctttacaTATATCATCAATATCAGAAATAagtcaatataaaatatttaaatattttatttcatcttaaaaatttatttatcatataaaaaaattagtaaaatttattttaacaatttttttaatataaatatacacaacactatgtagcacagacactGATACAGATACTGATACGACACGGATACGGACACGAAAATAcataaaatctctaaaatgtaggacacggggatacggatctatatattatataattacgaattatataaattgacaataaagatttatgtgcacaagtatgttccaaattattttttggagcagaaaaatatttttatgactggttcacaaggatttatttcttatttttataatcataataacaatttatacaataaaatttgaatttttaaaaaattaatgtattttttctttttaaaattgtgttatacGAGTGTCGATGTCCGACACAAATATCGGATACTAATACGTCATTTAAGAGAGTGTTCGAGCTTCATACACCACATCTAAAATGTCAAAAAAACAATTTcggataaaaataaaataaataaaaaatatttaactcttGTACTATAGCCACGTTTTTTGTTTTTGCGTTGAAAAGCTCTGCGCTTTAAAAAGCGATAGGAAAAAGAACGCACGCTTAGACAGATGTCCAGATGACGTTCATGTTCAGGTTCAGGTTCAcagtatataaaatattcagaCTTTCTAATATAAAGTTATGGTTTAATTATCCTTTTATTTCtatattaagattaaaaattaattcactTTGGAGATTTTCGGAGGAagattaaatatgattttaaattattttaaaaatatttaatacaattctttttattaaaacaaatttatctCAATAACTCTATAATTACatattgaattatatatattattatcacattattaaaaagttaaatttttaaaagaaaattaagatgaaattaaactttaaaaaaaatttagaataatattaaattttgtaaaatctagagaataaaattggtttttaatagataaatattaaaaagataattaagcttaaattattatattagtaGTGTGTTGAAgagtttttttgtttaaaagacGCGGTGTTTTCCCAAGGCGGAGGGAATCTTGCTAAAATGTGTAAAAATTTGTTGTTTAAAACAGTTGTGAAGGAATGATTGGGTGGAAAGACATTCTGACACTTTGATGCTGAAATAAGCAGTAACGAAGAAGGGGAGATATAAAGTAGAAAGTACatataaaactagtttttgaaAACTACGAATTCTGATAGGATCTGAAATGGATTCCTTTCTCGCGcaaaatgttaataatataaaagatgCTAACAACGCCCCTAATAAATTACATTTTACTtagactaaaaaaaaatgggCCAACTAATAAAGTTAAAAATCCCACCTGTCcaatataaaattcaaataaaataatatgtaattgtgtaatttaaatatttatgtagTAATAATTTATTCCAATAAATAATACTATGAGTCAATTTTAAATCAATGacaataaaatataacataCAAAAATTTAATGGAAATAAGTTGTCATTTGTAATACATGTTCTCAACCTATGATGGTGATACATATGATTTTGGTCAGCTAGCCATGAATGGTTTTTCTATCAGGCTTCACTACTATTGTAGAATTGAATTTGCTATGATCTAACTTGGCTAGGAAGTGATGTGTTTTAGATGGAATCAATGGTTTTTAGTCTGAATTTTATTAAACCCTGTTATGAAAATTTGGTTTCTCCTTCATTTTTTACTGTTCTTTGATTTTGCATGTACCCAACAGTATAATAAATATGattgttttaaatttcaaatttaaccCACAAATTTAATCATGTCGCATATCCTAATTGGTAATAAAACACAAACAACCTAAGTTTTGTCCATTTCGAAAACGTCAAAAAGTATTCTATAAATTGAACCTAGCAGTGTTTTAGCCATTCACTATTCTTTTAAGAGACAGAGACCGACTATAACATTTGCATTATTTACTAACTTAAATATTAAGAGTATGTTAGTTAAAAATACAAtagacaattaaaaaataattttataaagagacaaaaaaatcaaaataatatcttataattagaaatagaaaaaatgcATTATATGTTTGATAAGTACTAATAACTAGAATTCTAAAACATAGATTAAAAAGTGAAAGAGTcttttgtattaaataattaaaatattaatatctataaaaattaattaatacttTAAAGACTTTTTTTAGAGACTGGACAAAAAATCTTACTCTAGCATAATGAGATCACTGTAAGTTGTCGAAGATTttgttcaaaatatttaatggAGTTGATTGCaggaaataattaaataaaatatatttaactatcCGTGATAcgtatttttatctttaattggTAAAAAAGTGaggttaatattttataaattaaggaCTTTGCGCGTATATATATTTTGGGTCCTGTGTACGTTCTACGAAACGatgataacattttttaactaaatttgCATACGCGTTTACCTGTGCCAGACCACCATTTGTATTCTTATTATACAAATCCTACAATTATTAGAGAAGAAGCTTCATGTGTATCTATCTGCTCTTTATTGTTTATGTTATGGTGTGAAAACCCAACAAAAGAGCAATTGAGTTTAGACTTctacaaaaacaatatttaacgaCGACGTACTTAGATGTTGAATATTTAACATCTAATGTATAAAGAAACGTGGTAGCAAATTTGGtattaattttgaatatcaATTTTGAAATAAGGCCCTGTTTGGATTGGGGTGGGGATTTGTGGGGAGGGGAGGGAGTGGATTAGAGAGGATTAGaatggatgtgtgaggatgtgtgaggatgtgtgaggttgtttggattgagggatggtagagtggatttgtgaggattgtttattgaaatttgtgagtgatgtgatagttagaagataatttagaaattattttaaaaatataaaatgtaaatttacaaatttatccttgtcaataaaaaat
The sequence above is a segment of the Phaseolus vulgaris cultivar G19833 chromosome 2, P. vulgaris v2.0, whole genome shotgun sequence genome. Coding sequences within it:
- the LOC137811025 gene encoding probable serine/threonine-protein kinase PIX13 — its product is MGLCFASLAPRQTPSSSLPYSGSGREGTSVDGGSSSSISGNNAVFPRVETRNLKQFNFADLKAATKSFRSDVLLGEGGFGKVYKGWLDEKTLTPTKSGSGMVVAVKKLNSESVQGFREWQSEINFLGRISHPNLVKLLGYCCDDVEFLLVYELMPKGSLENHLFRRNTSTETLSWNTRIKIAIGAARGLAFLHTSEKQIIYRDFKASNILLDEDYNAKISDFGLAKLGPSGGYSHVTTRIMGTYGYAAPEYVATGHLYVKSDVYGFGVVLLEILTGLRALDRNRPLEQQNLIEWAKPSLSDKKKLKSIMDERIEGQYSTKAAMRAAHLTLKCLQRDHRKRPPMKDVLETLERIEAIKNRRQ